The Streptomyces sp. NBC_00459 DNA segment CCCAGGCCTTCCTCACCGATGCCGCCACTGACTACCTCAGCCAGAGCGACTACGACCAGCTCACCGACGGTTGGGCAGAGCAGGCATACGCCGAACTCTCCAAGCCTGTCCACGGCAAACAAGCTCCCTTACGACAGACCACCCCCCGCCCCCTGCGACGCCCGCCCGCCCCTGCCTCCGCCGCCACAACGGGCGCAGAGGCAGGGAGAGGACCTCAGTTCCGGCTCGCCGACTACCTCGAGCAACACGGCCGCACCAGCCGCCGTCACCTGTGCCCACCTGCATCCTTCTGGCATGCCGCCCTCACCCATCTCGCTCACCCCGATGACCTGAACCGCATCGCGGATGAAGCTGAGAAACGCCTTCGGCTGCAGTGGGCTCACCACTTGCGCCACCAAGCCGCCGCCCACGGAAGCCCTGTGGCCCTGGCCTTACTAGCGGTGCTGCGTGCGGAGGCCGGGGACCCGGACGGCGCCGAAGTCTTAGCCCGGCAGGCCGCTGGCCATGGCAACACCGACGCCCTGCGCCAACTGGCTGAGATGCGGGAAGAAGGCGGGGACCGGGATGGTGCCGAAGCCCTGGCCCAGGAGGCCGCTGGCCTCGGCGACACCGACGCCCTGCGCCAACTGGCGGTGACACGCGAACTCGCCGGGGACCGGGATGGTGCCGAAGCCCTGCTTCGTCAAGCCGCTGGCCTCGGCGACACCGACGCCCTGCGCCAACTGGCTGAGATGCGGGAAGAAGCCGGGGACCGGGATGGCGCCGAAGCCCTGATCCAGCAGGCCGCCGACCACGGCGACACCGACGCCCTGCACCAACTGGCGGTGACACGCGAACTCGCCGGGGACCGGGATGGCGCCGAAGCCCTGGCCCGGAAGACCGTCGTCTACGGTGACGCCATCGCCCTGCGCCAACTGGCTGAGATGCGGGAAGAAGCCGGGGACCGGGATGGCGCCGAAGCCCTGATCCAGCAGGCCGCCGACCACGGCGACACCGACGCCCTGCACCAACTGGCGGTGACACGCGAACTCGCCGGGGACCGGGATGGCGCCGAAGCCCTGGCCCGGAAGACCGTCGTCTACGGTGACGCCATCGCCCTGTGCCGGCTGGCGGTGATGCGGGAGTCTGCCGGGGACCGCGCAAGCGCGGAAACCCTGGCCCGGCAGGCCGCCGACCACGGCGACACCGACGCCCTGCGCCAACTGGCGGTTATGCGGGAGAAAGCCGGGGACCGGGATGGTGCCGAAGCCCTGAGCCAGCAGGCCGCCGACCGCGGTGACACCATCGCCCTGTCCCAACTGACAATGATGCGGGAGTCTGCCGGGGACCGCGCAAGCGCGGAAACCCTGGCCCGGCAGGCCGCCGACCACGGCGACACCGACGCCCTGCGCCAACTGGCGGTTATGCGGGAGAAAGCCGGGGACCGGGCGAACGCGACAATCCTGGCCCGGAAACTTGCCGACTACGGCGGAGCCTCTATCGAATACGAACACACGGCCTGGGCATCGATGCTCCGCTTGCGATGGCCACACGGTATGGACCCGGACGGCACTCCGACGGCCCCCTGGCAACCGATGATGGATATCCCGTACAGCCCACTCACACCATCCGCCGCTTCATCGCCATAGGCATGCTGTCACTTCGCGGTTCGTTGGCCCGGTGCTGGTCACGGCGCGCATGAACCTCGAGCACGCCCACGAAACACCAGCCACGGCCGTCTAGCGTGCTCGGACGACGCCCCTCACTCGCTGGTCGTCATGGAATCGGCAGGCAGTGGTGCTGCGTCCCCGTACAGGCACACATGGACGCCGTCCTGGGGCCTCTGGCCGCTGGCGGCAGCCCCGGTCCTCGGCGATGTCGTCCTGATCGACTACAGCTGGAACTCCTGCACAACGACCGAGGGCGGCTTCGTCGATGGCCACGTCGCCGCGCCCGAGGGGGAAGTCGACGCCGACTCCCTGGAGTCACCACCTGAACCGCGGCACCCACCGCGCGCTGGTGAGCTCTACCCGCTCCAGGGAGCGGAGCCGTACCTGCGCTCGCTCGCCAATCGCAAGGACGTCGTCGCCAGGCTGCGTACAGCCCTTGCCGAGTGGGAGGAGGTGCAGCGCCGCGCCGTCCCCACCCCTGCGTCGGCGGTCGGCTGAGCGGCGCGCACTCTGCCGCCAGCCGCCCGCGCTCTCCAGAGCTGGCTTACGAGGCGGCCGGTGCGGTGTGCTGGAACGGCGCACTGGGCGCTCGCCGCGACATCGGCCGCCGGAGCCCGGACGGGCCTCGGACGCTGAGTTCGCCGTTGTCCGCCCGGCGCAGCATCTCGCCCGCGTTCTTCAGCGCCATGACGACCCGGGTGCGCAGGCGGGGGTGGAACGGCATGGCAAGCGGGACGAGAGCGGCGATGGCGGTCGGGTTGGGGATCGAGCTGTTACGCAGTTCGCGGACGACCTGGTTGAAGGCGTAGCCGAGCTTGTTCGGCAGCTGGACGTGGGAGCGCTGCAGAGAGGACAGCAGCAGCGCCAGCATGTCCTCGTACGCGGTGCGCAGGGCGTTGACGCTGTCGTACGACACGATGTTGGCGGCGAACAGC contains these protein-coding regions:
- a CDS encoding helix-turn-helix domain-containing protein, with the translated sequence MDEQNGHSPQLTKLRGRLADGLARTRLNQTQLARRAGLGRTTVSEALSPQKPVPSAETVAALSRALQLPEAEMLALQRTAVQQAGTSTTEGPGRPIGEWTPHDLEVHRAGPGPTAAGPDMSAERAWPAYVRREHDRVLDKAVDDTMAGRSRIMVLVGASSTGKTRACWEAVQPLADQGWRLWHPFDPTRAQAALEQLHRVGPRTVVWLNEAQHYLGDRAVGEQIAAAVHRLLVSRERGPVLVLGTLWPEYATQYTALPLPAEPDLHSRVRELLAGHLLAVPDAFDAPALAEARALAKDGDWLLADALTRAHADGRITQDLAGAPELLNRYQHAGPAAKAVLQAAMDARRLGVSLHLPQAFLTDAATDYLSQSDYDQLTDGWAEQAYAELSKPVHGKQAPLRQTTPRPLRRPPAPASAATTGAEAGRGPQFRLADYLEQHGRTSRRHLCPPASFWHAALTHLAHPDDLNRIADEAEKRLRLQWAHHLRHQAAAHGSPVALALLAVLRAEAGDPDGAEVLARQAAGHGNTDALRQLAEMREEGGDRDGAEALAQEAAGLGDTDALRQLAVTRELAGDRDGAEALLRQAAGLGDTDALRQLAEMREEAGDRDGAEALIQQAADHGDTDALHQLAVTRELAGDRDGAEALARKTVVYGDAIALRQLAEMREEAGDRDGAEALIQQAADHGDTDALHQLAVTRELAGDRDGAEALARKTVVYGDAIALCRLAVMRESAGDRASAETLARQAADHGDTDALRQLAVMREKAGDRDGAEALSQQAADRGDTIALSQLTMMRESAGDRASAETLARQAADHGDTDALRQLAVMREKAGDRANATILARKLADYGGASIEYEHTAWASMLRLRWPHGMDPDGTPTAPWQPMMDIPYSPLTPSAASSP